In Bacteroidales bacterium, one DNA window encodes the following:
- a CDS encoding TolC family protein yields MKKYIKIGVLLFILPVSLTAQISVDSLLSMVERNNTTLSALRKSVEAEKLGNQTGLYLQNPEAGYNYLWGGRDAIGNRTDINIKQSFDFPTAYRYRRQIADSRNLQAELEYKKQRVDILLRARLIFVDLIYANAEIEENGKRLAHAQDLADAFQRLYEKGDVSILEHNKAQLNLLNYRKVVEMLTIERNAVLKQLSVLNGGITIDLTQSYLPSRVLPTDFDQWYSRVEQINPELLWLKQEVEVSMKQQKLNQAQSLPKASAGYMSENLSGEHFQGVTVGVSIPLWENKNKLKYARAQTIAFQGMELDSKLQFYNQLKLQHDKAASLQKMAVEYRQLIESSQNPMLLKKALDKGEINLINYLMELSFTYQAIDKLLKSEYELNTVLSFWLNMKSKKSFNITYD; encoded by the coding sequence ATGAAGAAGTACATAAAAATAGGTGTCCTGCTTTTCATTTTGCCTGTTTCATTAACAGCGCAGATATCTGTTGACAGCCTTTTATCAATGGTAGAAAGGAATAACACAACCCTTTCTGCTTTGAGAAAAAGTGTGGAAGCTGAAAAACTGGGAAACCAGACAGGGCTTTACCTTCAAAACCCGGAAGCAGGATATAATTACCTCTGGGGTGGAAGGGATGCCATAGGTAACCGGACGGATATAAACATCAAACAATCATTCGACTTTCCAACGGCATATAGGTACCGCCGACAAATTGCTGATTCACGCAATCTTCAGGCAGAACTTGAGTATAAGAAGCAACGGGTGGATATTTTGCTTAGAGCCCGTTTAATCTTTGTTGATCTTATCTACGCGAATGCTGAAATTGAAGAGAATGGAAAGCGTTTGGCACACGCACAAGACCTCGCAGATGCATTTCAACGACTGTATGAAAAGGGAGATGTCAGCATTCTGGAACATAATAAAGCTCAGCTTAACCTGCTGAATTACAGGAAGGTAGTTGAAATGCTTACTATAGAAAGAAATGCTGTGTTGAAACAACTTTCTGTTTTGAATGGAGGAATTACCATTGATTTGACACAAAGTTACCTGCCATCCCGGGTGCTACCAACCGATTTCGATCAGTGGTATAGCAGAGTTGAACAAATCAATCCAGAATTGCTATGGTTGAAACAGGAGGTAGAAGTAAGTATGAAACAGCAGAAACTGAATCAGGCACAGTCCCTTCCTAAAGCTTCAGCCGGGTACATGAGCGAAAACCTTTCCGGTGAACATTTCCAGGGTGTTACTGTTGGAGTATCAATTCCATTGTGGGAAAACAAAAACAAGTTGAAATATGCCCGTGCTCAGACCATAGCCTTTCAAGGGATGGAGCTTGACAGCAAATTGCAATTTTATAATCAGTTAAAACTTCAGCACGATAAAGCGGCAAGTCTTCAAAAAATGGCAGTTGAATACAGGCAATTGATTGAATCCTCTCAAAATCCTATGCTTTTGAAAAAAGCACTGGATAAAGGCGAAATAAATCTGATCAATTACCTGATGGAGCTGTCTTTTACCTACCAGGCAATAGATAAGCTGTTGAAATCTGAATACGAACTGAATACAGTTTTGTCATTTTGGCTCAATATGAAATCTAAAAAGTCATTCAATATTACCTATGATTGA
- a CDS encoding class I SAM-dependent methyltransferase has translation MLHISKTYSDAYFFDGKDGYPNYLDEEEILINQGIRYAKLISKFKIPGKILDVGCAAGFALNGFKLQGWECSGIEPNKSMAEFGNKKFDLNIEVGNLESFNGNDKYDLITLIQVIGHFHNIDQALENVFNLLKPGGMVLVESWDRNSWIARLLGKYWHEYSPPSVIHWFSDDSLRELFRQHQLFFVDKGYPKKQINLKHAISLIDSMIPDIIGKKRIFNFFTEKLGHSTLNYPFSDLKWYVFRKEAK, from the coding sequence ATGTTACATATCTCAAAAACATACTCCGATGCTTATTTCTTTGATGGCAAAGATGGCTATCCTAATTATCTGGATGAGGAAGAAATTTTAATAAATCAGGGGATCCGTTACGCAAAGCTGATCTCAAAATTTAAAATTCCGGGTAAAATACTGGATGTTGGATGTGCAGCTGGCTTTGCGTTAAACGGATTTAAGCTTCAGGGTTGGGAATGCTCCGGGATAGAACCAAACAAATCAATGGCGGAATTTGGTAACAAAAAATTTGACCTGAATATTGAGGTTGGAAACCTGGAATCATTCAATGGTAATGATAAGTATGATCTGATTACCCTAATTCAAGTGATAGGCCATTTCCATAACATTGATCAGGCACTTGAAAATGTATTCAACTTATTAAAACCTGGTGGTATGGTTTTAGTCGAATCATGGGACAGAAATAGCTGGATTGCACGATTATTAGGTAAATACTGGCATGAATATTCACCTCCATCAGTGATTCACTGGTTCTCCGACGATTCCCTCCGGGAACTCTTCAGACAACATCAGCTTTTTTTTGTTGATAAGGGGTATCCTAAAAAACAGATAAACCTCAAACATGCTATCTCTTTAATTGATTCAATGATACCAGACATTATTGGCAAAAAGAGAATATTCAATTTTTTTACTGAAAAACTAGGGCATTCAACACTAAACTATCCATTTTCTGACTTAAAATGGTACGTTTTCCGGAAAGAAGCTAAATAA
- a CDS encoding DMT family transporter, with protein sequence MKRFAIFTGILSGFLFGVATPFSKLLLNSLNSFQLAGILYLGAAIAMFPFIFRKNNRLSMLFHPGSKIKTLGIILFGGFLGPVLLLFGLRTADAASVSIWLNMELAATAILGVLIFKDTLDRNTWIGVILTIVAGVITSLGEGSGNFIAALFITAACISWAIDNHLTSLTDGASPQSVTFLKGIVAGSVNLTIGCLISSEPLKLGIVGPALLVGIFSYGFSIMLYVTSAQNLGATRGQILFSTAPIWGVILSYIIYRDSFQWVHVISLILLALAVTVIYLLKHKHQHTHIEMEHLHFHQHNDGHHDHDHDDLSIPAGKWHSHVHKHHPLAHEHPHFPDLHHRHEH encoded by the coding sequence ATGAAGCGTTTCGCTATTTTTACAGGCATCCTTTCAGGTTTCCTTTTTGGTGTAGCTACTCCCTTCAGTAAACTACTTTTGAATAGTTTAAACTCATTCCAGTTGGCAGGCATCCTTTATCTTGGTGCTGCCATCGCAATGTTTCCTTTTATTTTCCGTAAAAACAACAGGTTGTCGATGTTATTCCATCCTGGCAGCAAAATAAAAACACTCGGAATTATACTTTTCGGAGGTTTTCTTGGACCTGTACTTTTGCTATTTGGACTTAGAACTGCTGATGCGGCATCTGTTTCAATCTGGTTAAATATGGAACTTGCAGCGACTGCTATTTTAGGAGTGTTGATTTTTAAAGACACCCTGGATAGAAATACATGGATAGGTGTTATATTAACAATAGTTGCCGGGGTAATTACATCACTTGGGGAGGGGTCAGGTAATTTCATTGCAGCTCTTTTTATTACTGCAGCCTGCATTAGCTGGGCTATTGATAATCATCTTACTTCCCTTACTGATGGCGCTTCTCCCCAGTCTGTAACCTTCTTAAAAGGAATAGTGGCCGGATCAGTCAATTTAACTATTGGTTGTCTAATTTCAAGCGAACCATTAAAATTAGGAATTGTCGGCCCTGCATTATTGGTTGGTATATTTTCTTACGGGTTCAGTATTATGTTATACGTAACTTCTGCTCAGAATCTTGGGGCAACCCGCGGACAAATATTATTCTCTACTGCCCCAATTTGGGGAGTAATTCTATCCTATATAATCTATCGCGATTCATTTCAATGGGTTCATGTCATCTCTTTGATCCTGTTAGCTCTTGCAGTTACCGTAATATACCTGTTAAAACATAAACATCAGCACACACATATCGAAATGGAACACCTCCATTTCCACCAACACAATGATGGACACCACGATCATGACCATGATGATCTATCAATACCGGCAGGTAAATGGCATTCTCATGTGCATAAGCATCATCCCTTAGCACATGAACACCCTCACTTTCCTGACCTGCACCATAGGCATGAACACTAA
- a CDS encoding hemerythrin domain-containing protein, translating into MITENDKLSDVVGRNIDLLPIIHRLGLSSKMGERNIRQVCDDNAKDVRFVLVVLNTYSSATYFPKPEDLELNPLIEFLTQTHTYHKQVTIPRLYGFIDQLKNQMPGDKLLLIIEKYLNQYIEKLIQHIDFEELDIFPLVNKVDYVNEKSVNIKKLFRQHTNVENEISDLKTIILRHIPQNVNMDLIHDLLHTLSHFEKEQLDHARFEDKILIPKLLKLLAN; encoded by the coding sequence ATGATAACCGAAAACGACAAGTTATCCGATGTAGTCGGAAGGAATATTGATTTGCTTCCAATTATTCACAGGCTTGGATTAAGCTCAAAAATGGGAGAAAGAAACATCCGCCAGGTTTGTGATGATAATGCCAAAGATGTAAGGTTCGTATTGGTTGTTTTAAATACTTATTCTTCAGCAACTTACTTCCCAAAACCTGAAGACCTTGAACTAAATCCATTAATAGAATTTCTTACCCAAACACATACCTATCACAAGCAGGTAACCATTCCCAGGTTATACGGTTTTATTGATCAATTGAAAAATCAAATGCCTGGCGATAAGTTGTTATTGATCATTGAAAAATATCTAAATCAGTACATAGAAAAACTTATTCAGCATATTGATTTTGAAGAACTTGACATATTCCCTTTAGTTAATAAGGTGGATTATGTGAATGAGAAATCAGTGAACATAAAAAAGTTATTCAGGCAACATACCAATGTTGAGAATGAGATCAGTGATCTTAAAACTATCATTCTCAGGCATATTCCTCAAAATGTGAATATGGATTTGATTCACGATCTGTTACACACTTTATCCCACTTTGAGAAAGAGCAACTCGACCATGCGAGGTTTGAGGATAAGATTTTGATCCCTAAGCTTTTAAAGTTATTAGCTAACTAA